A stretch of Zootoca vivipara chromosome 13, rZooViv1.1, whole genome shotgun sequence DNA encodes these proteins:
- the LOC118077920 gene encoding olfactory receptor 6B1-like: MKLENQTRVQEFILLGFPTAIEFQILLIVIFLVIYILTLLENIVIITLIRTNNHLQKPMYFFLSHLSFLETWYISVTVPKLLVNFLAKNKSISFEGCMSQLYFFISLVCTECVLLAAMAYDRYIAICNPLRYPVIMNSRLCLQLAVGSWLAGFLISMLKVFFISRLSFCGPNIINHFFCDISPLLNLSCTDRTVAEMVDFVFALLILIIPLSVTIGSYVCIIGTILRIPTAKGKRKAFSTCASHLTVVIIFYSATLFMYARPRRIHSFNLNKLVSIVYTIVTPMLNPCIYCLRNQDVKEAMKKIFCSRNAETTITTSDH, translated from the coding sequence ATGAAGCTGGAAAACCAGACCAGAGTCCAGGAGTTTATTCTCCTTGGATTCCCCACTGCCATAGAATTCCAAATACTGCTCATTGTAATTTTCCTTGTCATCTACATCCTGACCCTCCTGGAGAACATTGTGATCATCACTCTGATCAGGACAAACAACCATCTCCAAAAACCTATGTACTTTTTCCTTAGCCACCTGTCTTTTCTGGAGACCTGGTACATTTCTGTGACTGTTCCCAAGCTCCTGGTTAACTTCCTAGCAAAGAACAAAAGCATTTCCTTTGAAGGCTGCATGTCCCAGCTCTACTTTTTCATATCCCTAGTCTGCACCGAGTGTGTCCTCTTGGCTGCCATGGCTTATGATCGCTACATCGCCATCTGCAACCCACTACGCTACCCGGTCATTATGAATTCCCGGCTCTGTTTGCAGTTAGCTGTGGGATCttggcttgctggtttcctaATCTCAATGCTGAAAGTCTTCTTCATTTCCCGCTTGAGTTTCTGTGGACCCAACATCATCAACCATTTCTTCTGTGACATCTCGCCTTTGCTGAACCTCTCCTGCACGGACCGAACTGTGGCTGAGATGGTGGACTTTGTATTTGCCCTCCTTATCCTCATAATCCCACTGTCTGTCACTATTGGCTCCTATGTGTGCATAATAGGCACCATTTTGCGTATCCCCACAGccaaggggaaaagaaaagcctTTTCCACCTGTGCCTCACACCTCACTGTGGTTATTATTTTCTACTCAGCCACTCTCTTCATGTATGCCCGACCAAGAAGAATCCATTCTTTTAATCTCAATAAGCTCGTGTCCATTGTATACACAATTGTCACCCCCATGTTGAATCCATGCATTTACTGCCTCAGGAATCAGGATGTGAAGGAAGCCATGAAAAAGATATTTTGTAGCAGGAATGCTGAAACCACGATTACCACTAGTGACCATTAG